In Lycium ferocissimum isolate CSIRO_LF1 chromosome 3, AGI_CSIRO_Lferr_CH_V1, whole genome shotgun sequence, the genomic window TAGGATACAGTTTTTTGGTAAACTTTTCACTTCATTAggttgtaacacctcgtacctttaacctaagctttgaccatgatcctagacttagaaaattagataaagaatgtgggaattggaatttccttgttcagttgtaagatgggggtttacgcccatgaacagtgaccaTATTTCAGTATACGagccgtatttcaaaatgtaaactggtaccaaagatttctgagcattctggaatttggcatttggcatttggatgttacattgttaaatatggACCATacttcaaaatacggcccgtatttcaaaatgtatttggaatttgagaaaacttccttgattaaagttgtagagctttgaaatacctttccaacggtatattataggggtcaaacggacatctgtacaaagagttatgaccattttactgaagagacgcagtgcagtccatacggaatacggaccgtatttcaaaatacggcccgtctttcaaaataAGGCCGTATTTACCGAGGGtaagattcaatttttaaaacgatatatattcgtccatatcagttcaaatcattatttttcattccttcaagccctagaacgacctctaCCCTTTTCCATCAACAAGAACACAAGTAagctactctaattattccaagtcaattctaatacatatccttgtaatgtaaacaagaaatcataattcataaactagggttttcaagaaaacccatctcaaggttcaagaattcacaCTACAAAAAAAACTGGAAATAGCTACGAACCTTGTCGCTAATCCGTCGCTATATTGCTCGTAGCTAATAGATATACGTCGCTAACGTCGTTAAAGGATTAGTAACGGATTTTATTGTTTAGCTACGGAATTCGTCCGTCGCTAAATcctatttttttagtagtgtcaagattttggaaatcctcttcaaactTAGAGtttttaattcaagtttggagcattaccaggtatgtagagttactatctacgtgtgggaacatcattgttcttccccacgcctcataatccaaaaattatgattttctactaaaactagggtttctatatcatgctcatgataaccctaggtccatgtccatgattgtattatgtatgaattgttataattccatcattgagttcttaatatttctttatgattattgagaatccgtaatccatgaaaacccatatcttgtattccatgggttcttgcgtACGatgttttaaataaaaatacttatttcatgaatatcctccatgtctacaagttttcatgcaattgtattatataactatcttcatgccatgactcaagatacatacatgctaaatacaagttatttcatgaaatcatgtttacaagttatttcatgaagccatgtttacaagttatttcgtgaaatcatgattacaagacaagtacaagttaattcacgaaaatcatgggcttaacgccaattatatcatgttcatgtttttgggagttgcacgaattaccgagaaggctcggatagcCTAAACTATGTAGCCACTTagaggacaaggatcgctcgcccggttaggacgattccttaatttcATTCGAATGGATCCATCGGGCACGTTACCGCACCTTATACCGTGGCAAGTATCGGGGGCTCGCCGGTCGGCGAGGTACGGACTCACGtatccacgtggtgatatcatgttgtcggtttatgaaatgctctccctacttatcatgttttacttatgttatatatatatagatgtatccatactcatgctcatgttcatgtccaggttttcagtttcagttcttatcatgttattccatgtcccatgttatttctttcggttgctttacataccgatCACATTCGATGTCTGGCCGACATTCCCTTTATTTCCcggggctgcatttcacgatgcggtacgGATTTACGGACGTCGCCTCTCGCTCATTAGGATGCGCACGTACCGgaacttattggtgagccccgtctcgttcggggtttagacattgtctttctttatttagttttgcatctaaaggtatgatgggggccttgtcccagcaagtatgttacgtgtttcagactcatgttagaggttttaTAGACAGGACAAGTGTCCTGTTAGACTTCCAGAGTTGGTTAGccggtttggctcatttatgatattgtccgcattcatgacttaaccaagtacttatgtttaatattatgacttactatgttttataaaagctcattatgcacttcacgttatatttcctttcatgtatgcctcatgatgattggCAAAGTGTGGTTCGCTGGTCGCGTACGATCAagccgagtgtcgtgttacgcccaggccatggttcggggcgtgacatagGTAGTTTAACTTTCATTCAAAAACTATTCCTTATGCGAAACTCAAAACAAAGATAAGAAGAAACTTCAAATGAATTAGCAAAGAGAACAAAAGCATGGCCACCAATTTTGGCTACTTCTCAATGATGTAATCAAGTTACAATTTGTATCACTGTCTTTTCCATTTTCATCtcttttgcccttcaaattttTCCCCTCCCTAGGGAATCCTTTACTTCATAAAACCAGACAATCCGTTCCTTTCTATCAATAGACCCTCCACAATCAACAACTTCCACAAAAAAATGTAGAAAGGAAGGAACTATAAGAGATGGTCCACTAAAACGATAAAAAAGCACAAAAAGTTAAACTAATGTAAAACGAATCTTTTTACCGGGTAAAAGAGAAGGAAACAAAAATAAACTTTATAACACTGATCTATAATGGATGGCAAGCAAGAACACCTTTTTTCCATGTTAGCTTGGCTATCTTGCGGATTCTTGGTGGAGAATTATGGTGGATTTATTGAGACCAATGTTAAAATGGATAAAAGATGGGGTATGAAGACACAGAAGGCAACGTTTGATTAATTGAATACCAATTCTGTGGAGTTTCACCTttgcaacatcaataatatatatatatatatatatatatatatatatatatatatatatatatatatatatataatgattatAAACGTTCCGTCATTTTTGTATGGCTCCGTTTGATGCTTTGTTTTGGAAGGAACTTACATTTGCAACGTTCATTATGACCATTATGTAAAAGGCTGTAACTGTCTCAGCATTTCAGTTacggcaacatttcattttttgttttggaaaaaaagggaattaaTAATTAcggaaaaatagaataaaaggcaaaaaaaaggacaaaaaagataaatgcctTTCCAAGGCTAAGAGAATGCCACGTCACCGCTACTAATCCCagctttatatatttatatagatatagatagatgATTATTGACTATACAAAATTTGGTAGGTTACTCAATATAATTCTCTggattgtttttttcttttccccgtAAATGCTGTTTTTAAATCATCCTACTTATCTTTATCTCGTTTACTGCTTAGTGAATTGAAAACTCTCAAGGAACAAATCCCAAGTCTCGTATAGGGCAGAGATCTATATAAGTTTCTTGATAGACACACTTCTCATTATTTTCACTTCATAGGATAATTGTTCCTTTCCGTGAAAACCTTCCGTATTGAAGGATATCAATAATAAAAGTTACAAAGGACTGTTATGTCATGAATCTTATAGCAAAGAGTGCCTCTTTGTTTCTTAAAATGTCCTTAGCAATATCTGATCATCTTAATAGGTCTTGTTTTCTCCTAAATTCTCTTTTGAGTGGTTTCTCGCAGTGACCTGCTTCTCCATTTTCCAAGAAGGAAATGTGTGCCAAAACTGACATTTTACCATTTCCTGTGTTTCAGATTCGTGTTTGAAACAACAGCATGGACCTTGTTGTAATGCTAGGCTGGAAAAGACTTCTGTTAGATGCGTTTCAGTGTCACGATTGGCAAGGAAAATTGCATTTCATAAACTCATTTGCATTTGGCTGAAACTGGATTGGAAATATTATTCCTTGTATGTGGAAAATTCAGTTGAGCTCTTCGCTTATAGCTGAAACTGGATTGACACCAGGAATATTCCTCTTGCTTTATGCCATTAAGTAACTCCTATTCTTTAGCAAAATTGTGAAACCCAAGTTTGATTGTGCGGATATGGTGCTGAGCTTGCTCATGATCTGGTGTTTGTCTTAATTGATTGATGTTCCATGCTAGTAATATtcttttcaaaatacttcataaagcAAAATCGTGTCCTACTGAAGTAAAGTTTTTAGGTTGCTCAACCGTCACTATCATATGATCTTAACAATTAGGCTTATTAGAGAGAGCGCCTGACTAGATGAGTCCTGGAAGCGATAAGGTACGCTTTAAAATAACCGAATTGAATTGAACTTCACTAACTAATCGTGTCGGTTGgatcatatatatcatcatgCTGTGCTATATTTATACAAGGGGAAATTAAATGTACAGACATGATTAAGGAAAATGCACGTATAGTTTTGCTCTTCGTAAATTTAAGCAATTTATCTTCATGACAGATTTTGTACTTTTTatattgtccaaaaaaaaaaaaaaggtccagTCAAAACTGTATTTGATGAGAATGTGACCCATTAGTATGTCCAGCCAAAACACACCTTAATTAtcaggtaggaaaagtgaaTAACTGATAGTTGAGGTATGTTTTGCAAATTAGTTGATGGTAGTTTAAGTAGAAAACTCTCACACTGATAGTTCGGGTAGAGaactaaaaaaaagtgatacttaagatgtatttttgaccctttttctctttgtattaattagtagaaatagaaaatagaattggAAGGTGGAGGAGTAACAAAAACATGACCATAGACCTATGTGTTTGActcttttaaatttaaataattgtATTAAATTGGAAACCATGGAGTCGTGCTTgagcttcttgaaatttctctatCAAAACTTAATTAATGGAATGTATTTCAAGTTTACGTTATGCCATCTGCTTTTATATTTTGACTTAACCTCTTTTAGGGGCGTCGGATTGGATCCACCGATATGTATGGATAGATAATTGGGACTTTTTATTTTGTACATTCGCTCACCAAAATAATTACTGACAAATGTCTATTTATATATACAGacatcataataatatatattttttgtttatttgctATTGATGTAGAAAAAAGAAATGGAAAGATTATTAAACTTTAGAGAAGTTTTTCATTTTGGAGATTTTACTTTAGAATTCGAATATGAAACTTTGGTTAAGGATACAGAGGAATTTCAATCATTCCACTACACACCTTAGTATGACTGTCAATAAACGGACTGGGTAGAATTTAGTGAGTCAAAATTAGTTGAATTAATAAACAAGCGAGTCATAATCCAACCCGTCGAACTATTATcaagttttaatttttgtttgttttcttataatttgtcTAATTATCaaacaaagcaaataaaaacaTTTCTTATTATGACATATACATCATATCaaacaagaaaattaaaaatattttaacaatATCTCTCATATAGATTACATATTTCAATTTTATATAAGTTTTAGACTGGTGAAAATGAACAATATCCAAACTTGGACGAATTAGACATATCACATTTTTATGATTTAATTTTACCACTTTCAATCTCCTACCCTTAGTTATATAATATATTGTACTTCCTCCGTTCCATATTAtttgtccacttttttttttttttaagtcaaaCTGTATAaactttgatcaatattttgagatatattttttcaccatattgatatgagaagaattacaacttatagtacttttcgtatagtttttgaatgtctaaattataattttaaaacattgaattaatttaatttaatttagcttCAAAAATTAATCAACTTGACTCTCAAAAAGCGAAACAAGATAATTAATACGGGAGTACATTTTTAGAACTTTCGAGTTCAATCATTTCTGTTTACCCTCATGATCCACGTGATTATCAATTAATTTGTCTTTGCGTTAGATCTGCAATTGGCAGAACATCCTCTTATCACTTGTGTTTTTTTCAACTAAAACGAACAACGTGGTTAATTTGAACACGTCGGTCTATTACCCCTACTCGCCTACCCTCTCCCAACCTCTACTTTTTTCTATAATCCttttaccaaaaaagaaaatatcaaaGCTTTTCCCGTTGACCCCTCAAATTAACACTTAAATTCACACTATGCGGTATTTTCTGGAATTAATTGATCATCTATAGTTTCAATCAAGTATTATCTGCCtgatttttctcattttctagCAATTTGATCCCCTTTGTTCTAGCTATTACTCTTCATGTCCCGAGTGCTTATCATCTGAGCAACCCTCTCTCGTCGAACAATTTTAAATTGCTCGAcgcaaaaaagaagaagaaagtaatGCCAGAGATCTTACCTGAGGAAAGCAGTTCATCCTCATCAACCACTGCCATCGCCACCGCCGCTACCGGAGATTTGAAGCTTAACCTATTCGGAAAATACGATGTCGGAAAACTCTTAGGTTGTGGTGCTTTTGCAAAGGTATATCATGCAAGAGACATTAGAACAAGACAAAGCGTTGCAATTAAAACCGTAAACAAGGCTAAGATATTAAAAGGCGGTTTCACGGAGCACGTTAAGCGTGAGATTGCTATCATGCGCCGGTTGCGTCATCCTCATATCGTGCGCCTACACGAAGTTTTAGCGACGAAAACAAAGATCTATTACGTAATGGAATTCGCTAAAGGTGGAGAGCTTTTTACAAAGGTAACCAAAGGTCGATTCAGCGAAGATCTCAGCCGTAGATATTTTCAACAATTAATCTCAGCCGTTGATTATTGTCACTCTCGTGGCGTGTATCATCGAGATCTAAAGCTTGAAAACCTATTGCTAGACGAAAATTGGGATCTTAAAGTAACGGATTTCGGGTTAAGTGCGGTTTCGGATCAGATCCGACCCGATGGATTGCTCCATACGCTTTGTGGTACTCCTGCTTACGTGGCACCTGAAATACTTGAGAAAAAAGGATATAATGGAGCTAAGATTGATATTTGGTCGTGTGGAATAATCCTTTTTGTGCTTAATGCTGGTTATTTGCCATTTACTGATTCAAATTTAATGGCTATGTATCGAAAAATCTATAAAGGCGAGTTTCGTTGCCCTAAATGGACTTCGCACGGGTTAAAAATGTTGCTTACACGGCTCCTGGACACGAATCCTGAGACGAGGATATCGATTGAGCAGATCAGGAACGATCCGTGGTTTAAAAAAGGTTATAAAGAGGTGAAATTGTGTATCGATGAGGAATTCGAGTTGAAAAATAGTGGATCCGAGTTGCTGAATGCGTTTCATATAATCTCGTTATCATCAGGTGTTAATCTGTCTGGATTGTTGAAGAGTTTAGGAGGCAAAGATACGGTGGATGTTGAACGGTTTGTTTCAGCAGAGTCAGCAGAGAGCATAAAGCAGAGGATTGAAGAGGTTGCGAAAGCGGAAGGAATGAGAGTTACTGGAAAAAATGGCGCTGCCGTGAGGGTTGAAGGGAAAAATGGGAAATTTGTGTTGGTAATGCAGATTAACCGGTTAACGGAGCAAGTGGTAATTGTAGAAGTTAAAAGAAAGGAGATTGGGGCTGGACCTGATCGAGATATATGGAAACAGAAATTTAAGCCGCAGTtgagtgaattttttttatgaaccGGACGGATAGGTTTCCACCTAAGTTGCGGGGACTTTTCACTTTTGATGTCGTACCCTTatcggattctccaaaaatacgCTAATTTTGGAGAATCCATTTTCCTAATGACATTTTGAAGGTACGAAATGACATAGGTTTAAAATGTGCCCCAGAAGAGGTCAGTTGGCTTTTTAACACTCAACTGATGTGGTAAATTTCACCTCTTATGGTCTAATTGTTATTACAGCGTTCTCTATCATGAATTCAGATTTCCTGCTATTGGTTTTTCTTGATAGCGCAGGAAAGAGATTTCGAAAATCTCTTGACTTCACCCTTATGCACCTTTCGAACATTTTTTTCCACTCATTAAACTTCTAGATTgagttggaccaaaatctttTCAACAAAGCTAGGAGCAAAAGCTGAAGGGTGCTTTGTTTAAGGAAGGAAATCGCTCCTTTTTTGAGTTTGCCTGCATTCTTTAGGTAGAGATAGGGAACTCCCCTTTATTTGCTCATGAtctacttgtgggattacactgggtatgttgttgttgatctacTTTCTCTGTGACACAAGATGTGCCAGTATTGCAAAGGCAAGACTGGGTTCACAAGATGTGTTGGGGAAGGACATGTTTCCGGTAGCTGAAGAGGCCAATTGGCTTTTTAACATTCAACTGATTTGGTAAATTCCACCTCCTTCATGGTCCAGTTATTATTACAGCGTTTTTTATCATAAAATTCAGATTTCCTGCTATTCGGTTTTCTTGATAGCACAGGAAACAGAGATTTTCGAAAATCTCTTGACTTCACCGCTATGCACCTGTCAAACAGTTTTTTTCTACTCATTGGAGTTTCTAGATTTGAGTTGGTCCATAATCTTTTCGACAAAGCTAGGAGCAAAAGCTGACTGGTGCTTTGTTTAAGGACAGAAGCCACTCCTTTTTTGAGTTTGCCTACATTCTCTCGGTAGATAGGGCACTCCCCTTTATTGTCGCACAAtctacttgtgggattacactggctATGTTGTTGATCTACTTTCTCTGTGGCACAAGCTGTGCTGGCATTGCAAAGGCAGGAATGAGTTCACAACGTTTGAATAAGCTATTCGACCGATTAAAGCtaaaaggagaaagagagatGACTCTAGTTGTTGAGTACCCTGAGGAATGTGTGTCGAGACGGTGATGTTAGGACTAGTTTCTGCACACGTAATTGGACAAGTTTCTaaaggggcaagaagagaagaACTTAACTACTCCATTTTTGCAAATAGGAATTCAATTACCATGTCGGGTTTGGCATAACCTGCTGTACACCTATTATTATGTGAAGAGTTAGTAGAATGTATCATAGTAttgtatttttttctctctataaaCATAAGATATAGAGGGGCAGAATTACCCGgttatgtgtatataatatttacCGGATACTCCAATTTCCTAataatctcatttttcagaGTAAAATGATTAATGAGATCCTGAACTTCTTTAGGAATATCCTTTTCTGGATAGTTTGAAATGACAGAGAGAAGGATTTGCATTTTCCTATTTAACTCTCCAATTGGTAAGAGAAGGTCGTTATCAGATTGTCTTGTTTTATATGAGAGAAAATAGTGGAACAAGGAAATTTCATCAACGATCCTATTTTGTCcttgtattatttttattacataatataTAGCAGTTTTGGTTCCTAATTTAGTGGCGAAGTTTGAATTTGGTTTTAGTGATATTTGGCTAAGCACTTTAaacatttaattaattgaagtgATGCATTCCGAATCCTTTTGCTTGTGACCTTTCACAAATTTATCGCATTATCAATCGTGGCATTTTATAATTTATCATGTTTAATGTTAAATTTGTATGATAAGTTTCAAATCTTCCTCTTTATGCGTGAAATTACACAAATATAGACGTAGTGGATGCACGAGCCCCTTCAACTTCGAAGCAACTTATTTTTAATTCCCTTCATAGGGGAggtaggaaaaaagaaagagatgagATAACAATAGCAAATTCAGATTCAATTACTTAATATTTGAGGgtaatttagttttaaaaatagttcaaaaatgtcatatttcctaaataaACGGACTAAAAGTAcgcatttttattaattaaaggttaaatatGTTAAATCGCATATTATAAGAACCAAAATCATACCAAAATCATAACTCAGCGataattgagggactaaaaaTTCTATTGTCCCTGTGAAATTTGAATAGATAATTTATACGACTAGTTACCatctaattaaaataaaatgattctATAAAATTTCTCACTCATTATGAAGTAAGCGGCGGAAGCAGTCACTAATGTTTGCATTAGGTTAGACTGTTTACATCATACCTTTTGAGGTGTGGCCTTTTTTCGGACTCAGATAACACAAGATGTTTGTGCACCGAGCAGAGGGCATCTACGTGGGTGGCTGGATATTCACCcaaacaccctcggcaaaaaattacagtgtatatataggttagattttttgtgtttatgtacatatattaacttttgaacaccctaaacaaatgcaaaaggttagctcaaATAATCCAGGGTGTTCAAACGTGCCTCTAGTATCTTATGTTCGATTcgcattaacaacatcatttttaatatttaacttttattgtttttttcaaaccatttttttggtgaaaatctTGTATCCGCCACTGAAACCGAGCTGCTCTTTTATGAAGCAAGCCATTTAACCGATATCCCCATTAAAATTCGGTTTGGTCCTTACTCCTTAAAGTCAAATGGACAAGATGTGATCATGTGAACCATTTTAGTCCCAAAGTACGACCCATAACAAGCACATGTGCATTGCATGATAGGAAGGACGTGCACAGTCCAACATGAGCTGGAAACCAGCAGCCAGCACCTCCACCGACTAGCAATAGTCGTACAAGTattctaaattttaaaattaaataaaaggatCTTTATTttatactctctctctctctctctcccccttatATTTTGTCTGACTTAGCTGCATAAGTTGGTGATTGAGCCTCTTGGGTTGAGATACAGATTCCCATTCACAGCCCCTTTGCCACATCAATGTTGGTCCATTGATGTTATGGAATTCGAAATTTATAggcaaaatatatcaaaacccccctgaactatacccgaaaagtcgatatcacacctaaactatactaacgacctattacacaccttaacTTAAGTAAAAGCAATTAAACTACCCCTCGACGAGACCAAAACTCGGCGCGTTATTATCCACATTTTTGAGCGCGTTGAGCCGTAAAAAAGGGCGatgtataattttaaaaaaatggaaaataacttGCTAAAAAAACCTAATTAATATTACCGTTCAAATCATTTTCATCCACCTACATTTACTTCACCCACCCATTTACCATACCCGTTTAGAACCCTAGTCAAAGCAACTCTCCTAAATTTGGTGAAGAACACGCCCAAATCGGAGCAAAAGACCAGTTGTTTTTGAATCAAAGGTAACTAAGTTCaactttatttagcttgttctACTGTATTTTGCccgttttctctcttttttttttttttgttgcatttgtCTGTACTCTTTAATTTCGTATGGAGCACTTgttaagttgatttttttttttgttcttttttctgttAAAGATTGTTATGCAATGGCTAAAATAGGCTTAAGTAAGTTTTGTAAGCAAGAGGATGATCATGAGTTGAAGGATGTGCGATGCAAACATGGATTTCTTTTGCCATTGTTGACTTGGACCGGGACCCTGGTAGAAGATATTGGAGTTGTCCATATTATGGTGTAagtgaattttatttcaaaaaattgaactttgaagaagtgaatttgcctttgaaatattgaactttgaaaagttgaaaatcgattgtttttaattcattttattaCATTTTAGGGTGCTAGATCGTGtgatttttatctttggaaGGATGTTGACATTGATCCAAGATCCAAATTTGTTATTCCTAAATTGGTGGGAAGAATTGGTGAACTTGAAGCATCATTGGAGTCTTTTGGAAAAGATGATTACAAGCTTCTCTGTCAACAAACTCCGTGGAAAGCAAAATTGATATGAACAACATAGAAATTCAACTAGAAAATTTTGGGAGAAGACATTAAGaagatgaaggaaaaaaagaagaagtggaAGAGTAAGTTGGCTAAGTCCAAGAAAAGGGAGAAAGTTCTTTTGATTTCATTATTGTGTATTTGTATTGTGTAGTAAGTTTTctatttcaaaacttttttttagagGTGTTTAATGAAGTTGCCCTAAGCTCTTGTTGTAGTTTGACATGTCGTTAGCGGCATTGCACTTGTTAGTGTTGTAAACAACTTGTTAGTGTTGGCATTTTGTGAAATGAAATGGCAATGTTGTcgtaatgttgttgttgtgcaatTCTTAGTCTTGTACGTTTTCTCAAAATTAGTAAGTATAAGGCATAAAACGgtgacaacatttcatttaacATTGAAAGAACTTTCATTAATCGAAGgcataaaaacatgaaaataaataaagagaccTATTCTATGATTACGATCTCCCGTGCCTTCTTATTAACGAAGAAGCATATGCGCCCGCCGACCTCGCAAGCTTGAAATTCCAAAACATTTCCTCTTTGTCCGTTGTCATCAACAAACGCCTTCCATCCTTGGCAAAGACGCTTGTATGCACCACTTTATATTGCGTATAGTAGGCGTGAGCATTGTGAAGAACAACCATTTCACGGTCATGGTTTGGAAGGAATTCGAAAGtatggaaaggaaatatgaagtcATCCTTGTCAACGTATGATTTTGTTAACTTTTCTCAAATGTTGTTAGGATGGTAGTCATTTTTGGTTTGAGGGGTTGTA contains:
- the LOC132049605 gene encoding CBL-interacting serine/threonine-protein kinase 14-like — protein: MPEILPEESSSSSSTTAIATAATGDLKLNLFGKYDVGKLLGCGAFAKVYHARDIRTRQSVAIKTVNKAKILKGGFTEHVKREIAIMRRLRHPHIVRLHEVLATKTKIYYVMEFAKGGELFTKVTKGRFSEDLSRRYFQQLISAVDYCHSRGVYHRDLKLENLLLDENWDLKVTDFGLSAVSDQIRPDGLLHTLCGTPAYVAPEILEKKGYNGAKIDIWSCGIILFVLNAGYLPFTDSNLMAMYRKIYKGEFRCPKWTSHGLKMLLTRLLDTNPETRISIEQIRNDPWFKKGYKEVKLCIDEEFELKNSGSELLNAFHIISLSSGVNLSGLLKSLGGKDTVDVERFVSAESAESIKQRIEEVAKAEGMRVTGKNGAAVRVEGKNGKFVLVMQINRLTEQVVIVEVKRKEIGAGPDRDIWKQKFKPQLSEFFL